Proteins encoded in a region of the Athene noctua chromosome 4, bAthNoc1.hap1.1, whole genome shotgun sequence genome:
- the MTUS1 gene encoding microtubule-associated tumor suppressor 1 isoform X6, whose translation MGCSSGKLCLYSQCAAARREEALKQRKELSQELFNLRGELVTTSAACEKLERDRNELQAAYEGFLQKLNQQHHNDLAELEERLKQFYTAECEKLQSICIEEAEKYKAQLQEQVDNLNITHENFKLELENSHSEKVEELKKEYESSFSELKNAHESERKSLEDSFKEKQELLERKIDELKSENNLLCEKLKLEEQKQIAKEKASLKNPQIMYLEQELESLKAVLEIKNEKLHQQDIKLMKMEKLLENNTILMDKLKKVQQENEELKARMDKHMELSRQLSTEQAVLQESLEKESKVNKRLSMENEELLWKLHNGDLCSPRKLSPSSPSVPLQSPRNSGNFSSPTVSPR comes from the exons ATGGGCTGCTCCAGCGGCAAACTCTGCCTCTATTCGCAGTGCGCTGCAGCAAGG agggaggaagcactgaaacagcGTAAAGAGCTATCTCAAGAGCTATTTAACCTCCGAGGAGAACTAg TAACCACTTCTGCAGCTTGTGAGAAATTGGAGAGAGACAGGAATGAACTGCAAGCTGCTTATGAAGGGTTTTTGCAGAAGTTAAACCAGCAACATCACAACGATTTAGCTGAGCTAGAGGAGAGGCTTAAACAGTTTTACACTGCAGAATGTGAGAAACTCCAAAGTATCTGCATTGAAGAAGCTGAAAAGTACAAAGCTCAACTCCAGGAGCAG GTGGACAACTTAAATATCACACATGAAAACTTTAAGCTGGAACTTGAAAACAGCCACTCAGAAAAAGTAGAGGAGCTGAAAAAGGAGTATGAATCCTCTTTTTCAG AGCTCAAGAATGCCCATGAATCTGAAAGGAAGTCGCTTGAAGATTCCTTCAAAGAGAAGCAGGAATTGCTAGAG AGAAAAATCGAtgaattaaaaagtgaaaacaacTTGCTGTGTGAGAAATTGAAATTAGAAGAGCAAAAACAAATAGCCAAAGAAAAAGCCAGTCTT AAAAACCCACAGATCATGTATCTGGAACAGGAGCTGGAAAGTTTGAAAGCAGTGCTGGAGATCAAGAATGAGAAACTCCATCAGCAGGATATAAAGCTAATGAAGATGGAAAAACTG CTGGAGAACAACACAATCTTAATGGATAAACTAAAGAAGGTTCAgcaagaaaatgaagaattaaaagcTCGGATGGACAAACATATGGAGCTTTCAAG GCAACTTTCTACAGAGCAAGCTGTTTTACAGGAGTCACTAGAGAAAGAATCAAAAGTAAACAAACGCCTGTCAATGGAAAATGAAGAACTTCTGTGGAAGTTGCACAATGGTGACCTATGCAGCCCAAGAAAACTGTCTCCCAGTTCTCCATCTGTGCCTCTTCAGTCCCCACGAAATTCTGGAAACTTCTCTAGTCCTACAGTATCACCAAGATGA